A window of Lacibacter sediminis contains these coding sequences:
- a CDS encoding 3-keto-disaccharide hydrolase, with protein sequence MKSTNIIVGLFSIFLFSASTSSAQKKFVNTAPEVSPMPMKAEMTEIWNPEVKIITPGKKAGEAPSDAIVLFDGKNLDQWVSQRDKTKAPRWKIVNNDYFEVVPGTGGIETKLLFGDCQLHIEWSAPDSIEYGGQDRGNSGVFFQNRYELQVLDSYGNRTYRNGQAGSIYKDHAPLVNAMRNPAEWNTYDVIYTAPRFKTTGELDAPARITVLHNGVLVQNNVTINGLTNYIGLHTYTSAHGEDVISLQDHSCKTQYRNIWIRRL encoded by the coding sequence ATGAAATCTACTAACATCATCGTTGGTCTGTTCAGCATCTTTCTTTTTTCTGCATCTACCTCCAGCGCACAGAAAAAATTTGTGAATACAGCACCGGAAGTATCACCCATGCCGATGAAGGCTGAGATGACAGAAATATGGAACCCTGAAGTAAAAATAATCACACCCGGCAAAAAAGCAGGAGAAGCTCCATCCGATGCGATCGTTTTATTTGATGGTAAAAATTTAGATCAATGGGTTAGCCAGCGGGACAAAACAAAAGCACCCCGATGGAAAATCGTAAACAACGATTACTTTGAAGTAGTACCCGGTACTGGTGGTATTGAAACCAAACTTTTATTCGGTGATTGCCAGTTGCATATTGAATGGAGTGCACCCGACAGTATTGAATACGGCGGGCAAGACCGTGGTAACAGTGGTGTATTTTTCCAAAACCGTTATGAGTTGCAGGTACTCGATTCGTATGGCAACAGAACATACCGTAACGGGCAGGCAGGAAGTATTTATAAAGATCATGCACCGCTGGTAAACGCCATGCGTAACCCGGCAGAATGGAATACCTACGATGTTATTTACACAGCACCCCGTTTTAAAACAACCGGCGAATTAGATGCACCTGCAAGAATCACCGTGCTGCACAACGGAGTGTTGGTTCAAAATAATGTGACCATCAATGGCCTTACAAACTATATCGGCTTACACACTTATACCTCTGCACATGGTGAAGATGTAATTTCTTTACAGGATCATAGCTGTAAAACACAATACCGTAATATCTGGATCAGGAGATTATAA